The Bradyrhizobium ottawaense genome window below encodes:
- a CDS encoding DUF4189 domain-containing protein, with amino-acid sequence MASNVVARRCAMFCFVLSVAVTGARYITEAHAAGAIAVGKCGAYGQAFDYGHEHEARAAAQKQCKGDCTTVTMKRACAAMSVDLANPCGAYGYAVKPKISASLNAATRECYKYGGKECVIRAWACDAKG; translated from the coding sequence ATGGCTTCGAACGTCGTCGCGCGCCGTTGCGCGATGTTTTGCTTTGTCTTGTCAGTTGCCGTCACGGGCGCCCGCTACATCACCGAAGCCCATGCCGCCGGCGCGATTGCAGTCGGCAAATGCGGCGCTTATGGCCAGGCCTTTGATTACGGCCACGAGCACGAGGCGCGTGCCGCGGCGCAGAAGCAGTGCAAGGGCGATTGCACGACCGTGACGATGAAGCGCGCCTGCGCTGCGATGTCGGTCGATCTCGCCAACCCCTGCGGCGCTTATGGCTATGCCGTCAAGCCGAAGATCTCTGCCTCGCTCAACGCCGCCACGCGCGAATGCTACAAATACGGCGGCAAGGAATGCGTGATCCGCGCCTGGGCCTGCGACGCCAAGGGTTGA
- a CDS encoding DUF2000 family protein — translation MQFDTKIAVVIRTDLQAWQKLNVASFLTSGIAAAFPECIGDAYEDASGTNYHALIGQPILIYGADGPALSRALDRALVRNVKPAVYTEDMFSTTHDAANREAVRAVARNDLNLVGIAMRAERKVIDKIVDGLKFHS, via the coding sequence ATGCAGTTCGACACCAAGATCGCGGTCGTGATCCGCACCGATCTTCAAGCCTGGCAGAAGCTTAACGTCGCGTCCTTCCTCACCAGCGGCATTGCCGCGGCTTTTCCCGAATGCATTGGCGATGCCTATGAAGACGCCTCGGGCACGAACTATCATGCGTTGATCGGCCAGCCGATCCTGATCTACGGCGCCGACGGGCCGGCACTATCGCGCGCGCTGGATCGTGCGCTCGTGCGCAACGTCAAGCCGGCGGTCTATACCGAGGACATGTTCAGCACCACGCACGATGCCGCCAATCGCGAGGCGGTGAGGGCCGTGGCGCGCAACGATCTCAATCTCGTCGGCATCGCCATGCGCGCCGAGCGCAAGGTGATCGACAAGATCGTCGACGGCCTGAAGTTCCATAGCTGA
- the adhP gene encoding alcohol dehydrogenase AdhP has translation MPTMKAAIVKQFGKPLVIEGVPVPQPGPGEILVKVKACGVCHTDLHAASGDWPVKPVPPFIPGHEAAGTVAALGPGVKNLKVGDAVGVAWLHDACMSCEYCETGWETLCEHQHNTGYSVNGGFAEYVIASAAFAAKLPATVDFAAIAPILCAGVTTYKGLKETEARPGEWVVISGVGGLGHVAIQYAKAMGLKVAAVDIAEDKLELARETGADLAVNALTAGAVDQVLAATGGGAHGVLVTAVSTAAFAQALKMVRRKGTVSLVGLPPGEFPTPIFDVVLKRITVRGSIVGTRRDLDEAVAFATDGKVKAEVTKVPLAQINDVFERMKAGKIDGRMVLDFG, from the coding sequence ATGCCGACCATGAAAGCCGCAATCGTCAAGCAATTCGGCAAGCCGCTGGTGATCGAGGGCGTGCCGGTTCCGCAGCCCGGCCCCGGCGAGATTCTGGTCAAGGTGAAGGCCTGCGGCGTCTGTCACACCGATCTGCATGCAGCCTCCGGCGACTGGCCGGTGAAACCGGTACCGCCCTTCATTCCCGGCCACGAGGCGGCCGGCACCGTCGCCGCGCTCGGGCCCGGCGTGAAGAATCTGAAAGTCGGAGATGCCGTCGGCGTCGCCTGGCTGCACGACGCCTGCATGTCTTGCGAATATTGCGAGACCGGCTGGGAGACCCTGTGCGAGCACCAGCACAATACCGGCTACAGCGTGAACGGCGGCTTCGCAGAATATGTGATCGCCTCGGCCGCCTTCGCCGCAAAGCTGCCGGCGACGGTCGATTTCGCCGCCATCGCGCCGATCCTGTGCGCCGGCGTCACCACCTACAAGGGATTGAAGGAGACGGAGGCCAGGCCCGGCGAGTGGGTGGTGATCTCAGGTGTCGGCGGGCTCGGCCATGTCGCGATTCAGTACGCCAAGGCGATGGGGCTCAAGGTCGCTGCCGTCGATATCGCCGAGGACAAGCTGGAGCTGGCGCGCGAAACCGGCGCCGATCTCGCGGTCAATGCCCTCACCGCTGGTGCGGTGGACCAGGTTCTTGCGGCAACCGGCGGCGGGGCCCACGGCGTGCTGGTGACGGCGGTCTCGACCGCCGCGTTCGCCCAGGCGCTCAAGATGGTGCGCCGGAAGGGCACCGTCAGCCTCGTCGGCCTGCCGCCGGGCGAATTCCCGACGCCGATCTTCGACGTCGTCCTCAAGCGCATCACGGTGCGCGGCTCCATCGTCGGCACGAGGCGCGACCTCGACGAAGCCGTCGCATTCGCCACCGATGGCAAGGTGAAGGCCGAAGTGACGAAGGTGCCGCTAGCGCAGATCAACGATGTCTTCGAGCGGATGAAGGCCGGCAAGATCGACGGTCGCATGGTGCTTGATTTCGGCTAG
- a CDS encoding GFA family protein encodes MDKPYTGGCACGAIRYSIAGEPLFSNHCQCRDCQRESGSAHGSYATFARAGVTLTGEAKHWDMVADSGNVKTRGFCTQCGVPVYMTFAAQPDVFTIRAASLDEPARYKPQAVTFAARGHDWDRLDPSLVTFEGMPPG; translated from the coding sequence ATGGACAAGCCCTATACCGGCGGCTGCGCCTGCGGCGCGATCCGCTATTCGATTGCCGGCGAACCCCTGTTCAGCAATCACTGCCAGTGCCGGGACTGCCAGCGCGAAAGCGGCAGTGCGCATGGCTCATACGCGACGTTCGCACGAGCCGGCGTCACGCTAACCGGCGAGGCGAAGCATTGGGATATGGTCGCCGACAGCGGCAACGTGAAGACGCGCGGCTTCTGCACGCAGTGCGGCGTGCCTGTGTACATGACCTTCGCGGCGCAGCCCGACGTCTTCACAATCCGCGCCGCGAGCCTCGACGAGCCTGCCCGCTACAAGCCGCAGGCAGTCACTTTCGCCGCGCGCGGCCATGACTGGGATCGCCTCGATCCCAGCCTGGTAACGTTCGAAGGCATGCCGCCTGGATGA
- a CDS encoding SRPBCC family protein, producing MSAVASKIQTQDIVIDEVFPHAVATIWKALTSAQLIARWLMPPTGFEAVEGNTFTFKTNPAGAWDGTIHCRVLEVVPDQRFAYAWKGGDEGNTGYGSALDTVVTWSLTPVEAGTRVRVVHSGFVTPTNDTAYRNMSDGWVKVLQRLDAISGEDK from the coding sequence GTGAGTGCTGTTGCTTCCAAGATCCAGACCCAGGACATCGTCATCGACGAGGTCTTCCCTCACGCCGTCGCGACGATCTGGAAGGCGCTGACCAGCGCACAGCTGATTGCACGCTGGCTGATGCCGCCGACCGGTTTCGAGGCCGTCGAAGGCAACACTTTCACGTTCAAGACCAACCCGGCCGGCGCGTGGGATGGCACGATCCATTGCCGCGTTCTGGAAGTCGTGCCGGACCAACGCTTCGCCTATGCCTGGAAGGGTGGCGACGAGGGTAACACCGGTTACGGCTCGGCGCTTGACACCGTCGTCACCTGGTCCCTCACGCCGGTCGAAGCAGGGACGCGCGTGCGCGTGGTGCACTCCGGCTTCGTGACGCCGACGAACGACACCGCTTATCGCAACATGAGCGACGGCTGGGTCAAGGTGCTGCAGCGGCTGGATGCCATCTCCGGCGAAGACAAGTAG
- a CDS encoding ArsR/SmtB family transcription factor: MIETAPNPVTTVMRALADPTRRAVFERVFESKEITVAELTRGSGVTQGAISQHLKSLKQAGLVAERAEGRNVYYRAAPQGLEPLVTWMDHYGVFWRERFQNLRDLLKEIDP, from the coding sequence ATGATCGAAACCGCTCCAAACCCCGTCACCACTGTGATGCGCGCCCTCGCCGACCCGACGCGCCGGGCGGTGTTCGAGCGCGTGTTCGAGAGCAAGGAGATCACCGTCGCCGAGCTGACGCGCGGCAGCGGCGTAACTCAGGGCGCCATCTCGCAGCACCTGAAGTCGTTGAAACAGGCGGGCCTCGTCGCCGAGCGCGCAGAGGGCCGCAACGTCTATTACCGCGCCGCGCCGCAGGGGCTCGAACCGCTGGTAACCTGGATGGACCATTACGGCGTGTTCTGGCGCGAGCGCTTCCAGAATCTGCGTGACCTATTGAAGGAGATCGATCCGTGA
- a CDS encoding TetR/AcrR family transcriptional regulator yields the protein MMKKSTKLANKSAQGAEPASARREVPASNRAARAQERRAAIVDAAMEEFIARGFAATRLDDIAKRAGVAKGTIYLHFKDKESMFEELVRVVIVPVVARLTALPPPTGSVRDLVEAFASNFLKEVIGTRRGDLVRLIVAEGPRFPSVADFYYREVVSRGIAAMRTLIELGIARGEIREKDLARYPQILVAPAMIAVIWQSLFARHAPLDAQDMLRVHLDLIFGERRTT from the coding sequence ATAATGAAGAAGTCGACCAAGCTCGCCAACAAGTCGGCACAGGGCGCGGAGCCTGCGTCAGCCCGCCGAGAGGTGCCTGCATCGAACCGTGCTGCGCGCGCGCAGGAGCGGCGCGCGGCGATCGTGGACGCCGCGATGGAGGAGTTCATCGCCCGCGGTTTTGCCGCAACGCGCCTCGACGACATTGCCAAACGCGCCGGCGTCGCCAAGGGCACGATCTACCTGCACTTCAAGGACAAGGAATCGATGTTCGAGGAGCTGGTGCGCGTCGTGATCGTGCCGGTCGTGGCGCGGCTGACCGCGCTGCCGCCGCCGACGGGCTCGGTGCGCGACCTCGTCGAGGCCTTTGCCAGCAATTTCCTGAAAGAGGTCATCGGCACCAGGCGGGGTGATCTGGTACGCCTGATTGTGGCGGAGGGCCCGCGCTTTCCGTCCGTCGCCGACTTTTACTACCGCGAGGTCGTCTCGCGCGGGATCGCCGCGATGCGCACGCTGATCGAGCTCGGCATCGCCCGCGGCGAGATCCGGGAGAAGGACCTCGCGCGCTATCCGCAGATCCTGGTCGCGCCCGCGATGATTGCGGTGATCTGGCAAAGCCTGTTTGCGCGGCACGCGCCGCTCGACGCGCAGGACATGCTGCGCGTTCATCTCGATTTGATTTTTGGCGAACGGAGGACGACATGA
- a CDS encoding HlyD family secretion protein — MTSSRTISHLILRSAERASRRMQARLWLPALRDAASRLLRVRDRQPNLPRLCAIAVLALATGLAGCNEKRDPGFQGWVEADMIFVSPDEAGRVTKLNVREGDEVKVGDALYSVDDDLQLADLNQQKATLANAQQTYDRAASLSKTGSGTQANLDSAVSALRVAEARVATSETRMARRKGFAPVAGTIQQIYFREGEMVAAQRPVLSIMPPGNMKLRFFVPETALPKLAIGDTVRIGCDNCAADLTAKIYFIATSAEYTPPVIYSLDERNKLVYLIQARPSRPDALRVGQPIDVYLNPKTPVADKR, encoded by the coding sequence ATGACGTCGTCACGAACCATCTCTCACCTCATCCTGAGGAGCGCGGAACGCGCGTCTCGAAGGATGCAGGCCCGGCTGTGGCTTCCCGCCCTTCGAGACGCCGCTTCGCGGCTCCTCAGGGTGAGGGATCGACAGCCGAATCTGCCGCGCCTCTGTGCGATCGCGGTTCTGGCACTCGCCACCGGTCTCGCCGGGTGCAACGAGAAGCGTGATCCCGGCTTCCAGGGCTGGGTCGAGGCCGACATGATCTTCGTCAGCCCGGACGAAGCGGGGCGGGTGACGAAGCTCAATGTCCGCGAGGGCGACGAGGTCAAGGTCGGCGATGCCCTTTATTCCGTCGACGACGACCTTCAGCTTGCCGATCTCAATCAGCAAAAGGCGACGCTCGCCAACGCACAACAGACCTATGACCGCGCGGCCTCGCTGAGCAAGACCGGCTCCGGCACGCAGGCCAATCTCGATTCGGCCGTGTCTGCCTTGCGCGTCGCGGAAGCGCGGGTGGCGACGTCGGAGACGCGGATGGCGCGGCGCAAGGGCTTTGCGCCCGTTGCCGGCACCATCCAGCAGATCTATTTCCGCGAGGGCGAGATGGTAGCGGCGCAGCGCCCGGTGCTGTCGATCATGCCGCCCGGCAACATGAAGCTGCGCTTCTTCGTGCCAGAGACCGCGCTGCCGAAGCTTGCGATCGGCGACACGGTGCGGATCGGCTGCGACAATTGCGCGGCCGATCTCACCGCAAAGATCTACTTCATTGCGACCTCGGCCGAATACACCCCGCCTGTCATCTACAGCCTCGATGAGCGCAACAAGCTGGTCTATTTGATCCAGGCGCGGCCGTCGCGCCCCGACGCGCTGCGGGTCGGACAGCCGATCGACGTCTATCTCAATCCGAAGACACCGGTGGCGGACAAGCGATGA
- a CDS encoding ABC transporter ATP-binding protein: MNGESGIAIDVKGLTKSFGGREVVHDLSMQVKRGSIYGFLGPNGSGKTTTIRILCGLLTPDSGEGTCLGYDIRRDAEKIKRQVGYMTQRFSLYQDLSVRENLEFVARLYGLADARGAARDMIKRLGLSGREEQLAGELSGGWKQRLALGACTLPSPKLLLLDEPTAGVDPKARRDFWNEIHALAAEGLTVLVSTHYMDEAERCHEIAYIAYGHLLVHGTVEEVIAKSALTTYTVTGEDLNELAAELTGKPGVDMVAPFGTSLHVSGRDVAALKASIAPWRERSGLHWQRSHPSLEDVFIELMGRSKDNFQ, from the coding sequence ATGAATGGCGAGAGCGGCATCGCGATCGACGTCAAGGGCCTGACCAAATCGTTCGGCGGCCGCGAGGTCGTGCACGATCTGTCGATGCAGGTGAAGCGCGGCTCGATCTACGGCTTCCTCGGGCCCAACGGCTCGGGCAAGACCACGACCATCCGTATCCTCTGCGGTCTCCTCACCCCGGATAGCGGCGAGGGCACCTGTCTCGGCTACGACATCCGCCGCGATGCCGAAAAGATCAAGCGCCAGGTCGGCTATATGACCCAGCGCTTCAGCCTTTATCAGGATCTTTCGGTGCGCGAGAATCTCGAATTCGTCGCGCGGCTCTATGGCTTGGCCGATGCGCGCGGGGCAGCGCGCGACATGATCAAGCGGCTCGGGCTCTCGGGACGCGAGGAGCAGCTTGCGGGCGAGCTTTCCGGCGGCTGGAAGCAGCGGCTGGCGCTGGGTGCCTGCACGCTGCCCAGTCCGAAACTGTTGCTGCTGGACGAGCCGACCGCCGGCGTCGATCCCAAGGCGCGGCGTGACTTCTGGAACGAGATCCACGCGCTTGCCGCCGAGGGCCTCACCGTGCTGGTCTCGACCCATTATATGGACGAGGCCGAGCGCTGCCACGAGATCGCCTACATCGCCTACGGCCATCTGCTGGTGCACGGCACCGTGGAGGAGGTGATCGCGAAATCCGCGCTGACGACCTACACCGTGACGGGCGAAGACCTGAACGAGCTCGCGGCCGAGCTCACCGGCAAGCCCGGCGTGGATATGGTGGCGCCGTTCGGCACCTCGCTGCACGTTTCGGGGCGGGACGTTGCCGCGCTCAAAGCCAGCATTGCGCCGTGGCGCGAGCGAAGCGGCCTGCACTGGCAGAGGTCGCATCCCTCACTGGAAGACGTGTTCATCGAACTGATGGGGCGCTCCAAGGACAATTTCCAATGA
- a CDS encoding ABC transporter permease: MSAVDHPAPQHEIRERFGFLRRSYAMLIKEFIQLRRDRVSFAMIVMLPVMQLMLFGYAINTTPHHLPSAVLLQEDSDLARSILKALENTAYFRFLYEVHDVEDFDNLLKSGKVLFGVEIPRGFERAVRRGDRPALLVAADATDPVAASAAIGSLGMVVQTALKHDLYIGDPPEMPFEIRAHARYNPAAASSLNIVPGLVGTILTMTMLIFTALSVTREVERGTMESLLSMPIKPVEVMFGKIVPYVLVGFVQAFLIIGIGVGLFGVPVLGNLFLLALLSTLFITTNLSIGYTISTVVQNQLQAMQMSMMFFLPSILLSGFMFPFAGMPTWAQYLGECLPLTHYLRIVRAIMLKGATMQNLHFDALALAILMALAMTIAVTRFRRTLD; this comes from the coding sequence ATGAGTGCCGTCGATCATCCCGCACCACAGCACGAAATCCGCGAGCGCTTCGGCTTCCTGCGGCGCTCCTATGCGATGCTGATCAAGGAGTTCATCCAGCTGAGGCGCGACCGCGTCTCGTTCGCGATGATCGTGATGCTGCCGGTGATGCAGCTGATGCTGTTCGGCTATGCCATCAACACCACGCCGCATCATCTGCCGAGCGCGGTGCTGCTCCAGGAGGACTCCGATCTCGCCCGCTCGATCCTGAAAGCTCTGGAGAACACTGCCTATTTCCGCTTCCTTTACGAGGTGCACGATGTCGAGGATTTCGACAATCTGCTGAAATCCGGCAAGGTGCTGTTCGGTGTCGAGATCCCGCGCGGCTTCGAGCGCGCGGTGCGGCGCGGCGACAGACCGGCGCTGCTGGTTGCGGCCGATGCCACCGACCCGGTGGCGGCGAGCGCGGCGATCGGCTCGCTCGGCATGGTCGTGCAGACCGCGCTCAAGCATGATCTCTACATCGGCGATCCCCCGGAGATGCCGTTCGAGATCCGCGCGCATGCCCGCTATAATCCGGCCGCGGCCTCCAGCCTCAACATCGTGCCGGGCCTGGTCGGCACCATCCTCACCATGACCATGCTGATCTTCACCGCGCTGTCGGTCACGCGCGAGGTCGAGCGCGGCACCATGGAGAGCCTGCTGTCGATGCCGATCAAGCCGGTCGAGGTGATGTTCGGCAAGATCGTGCCTTACGTGCTCGTCGGCTTCGTGCAGGCGTTTCTCATCATCGGCATCGGGGTTGGCCTGTTCGGCGTCCCCGTGCTCGGCAATCTGTTCCTGCTGGCACTGCTCTCGACGCTGTTCATCACCACCAATTTGTCGATCGGCTACACCATCTCGACCGTGGTGCAGAACCAGCTCCAGGCCATGCAGATGTCGATGATGTTCTTCCTGCCGAGCATTCTGCTGTCCGGATTCATGTTTCCCTTCGCGGGCATGCCGACCTGGGCGCAATATCTCGGCGAATGCCTGCCGCTGACGCATTACCTTCGCATCGTCCGCGCCATCATGCTGAAGGGCGCGACCATGCAGAATCTGCATTTCGACGCCCTGGCACTGGCGATCCTGATGGCGCTCGCCATGACCATCGCCGTGACGCGCTTCCGCCGCACGCTGGATTGA
- a CDS encoding adenylate/guanylate cyclase domain-containing protein, with protein sequence MVRFASRRTRQHAVLSEDFERELTREVLRTELLRVRALIMTGCVMMVLLTAIYLIDPSVVNRVWRGTEGLVEVYGLLGGFILFEVWVHTQIRKNLRLDRDLPVIRRYIGTLIETSLPTVILILQTRTMGASQALGFAVPLMYFIFVILSTLRLDFWLSAFTGFVAAAGLLSVALLYNAADEAGEPLIYFHAVRSIVILICGALAGAVGAQLRRQFAASIAAATARDRVTNLFGQHVSPQVVERLMAAGTSGGGDVRRVAVMFVDFRGFTAGAQSRTPQEVVDRLDGAFAVLVDVLDRHGGIVNKFLGDGFLALFGAPLEASDAAHRAVAAGREMLSAMDRINAQTSWPLRIGIGIHFGEVVAGNIGSPRRKEYTVIGDTVNFASRLEALNKEFGSQLLISATVREALGNDGDDAVALGEVEVRGYERKVAVFQLG encoded by the coding sequence ATGGTCAGATTTGCCAGCAGGAGGACACGGCAGCACGCCGTGCTATCGGAGGATTTCGAGCGCGAGCTGACACGCGAAGTGCTTCGCACCGAGCTGCTCCGGGTGCGGGCGCTGATCATGACGGGCTGCGTCATGATGGTGCTGCTCACCGCGATCTATTTGATCGACCCCAGTGTGGTGAACCGGGTGTGGCGCGGAACGGAAGGGCTTGTCGAGGTCTACGGCCTGCTCGGCGGCTTCATCCTGTTCGAGGTTTGGGTCCACACCCAGATCAGGAAGAACCTCCGGCTCGATCGCGATCTGCCGGTGATCCGGCGCTATATCGGCACGCTGATCGAGACTTCGCTGCCAACGGTGATCCTGATCCTGCAAACCCGCACCATGGGTGCGAGCCAGGCGCTCGGTTTCGCCGTGCCGCTGATGTACTTCATCTTCGTCATCCTCTCGACCTTGCGGCTCGACTTCTGGCTCTCTGCGTTCACAGGCTTCGTCGCCGCAGCCGGGCTTCTGTCCGTCGCGCTGCTCTACAACGCGGCCGACGAGGCCGGCGAGCCCCTGATCTATTTCCACGCTGTGCGCAGCATCGTCATCCTGATCTGTGGCGCGCTGGCGGGCGCGGTCGGCGCTCAGCTGCGCCGCCAGTTCGCCGCGAGCATCGCGGCGGCGACCGCACGCGACCGGGTGACGAACCTGTTCGGCCAGCACGTCTCTCCGCAGGTGGTGGAGCGGCTGATGGCGGCGGGAACCAGCGGTGGCGGCGACGTCCGCCGCGTCGCTGTGATGTTCGTCGATTTCCGCGGCTTCACGGCGGGCGCGCAGTCGCGCACCCCACAGGAGGTGGTCGACCGGCTCGATGGCGCCTTTGCGGTGCTGGTCGACGTCCTCGATCGCCACGGCGGTATCGTGAACAAGTTTCTCGGCGATGGCTTTCTCGCGCTGTTCGGCGCGCCGCTGGAAGCCTCCGACGCCGCGCATCGCGCGGTTGCCGCAGGCCGCGAGATGCTGAGTGCGATGGACCGCATCAACGCACAGACGAGCTGGCCGCTGCGCATCGGCATCGGCATTCATTTCGGCGAGGTCGTCGCCGGCAATATCGGCTCGCCCCGGCGCAAGGAGTACACGGTGATCGGTGACACCGTGAACTTCGCATCGCGCCTGGAGGCGCTGAACAAGGAGTTCGGCTCGCAACTGCTGATTTCAGCGACCGTGCGCGAGGCGCTGGGCAACGATGGTGACGATGCCGTTGCGCTCGGCGAGGTCGAGGTGCGCGGCTATGAGCGGAAGGTGGCGGTGTTTCAGCTCGGCTGA
- a CDS encoding PhzF family phenazine biosynthesis protein, with product MQRRYITVDVFTDRAFGGNQLAVVLDAGGLTTAQMQRIATEFNYSETTFVLPPRDKANDAEVRIFTPVREMPFAGHPNIGTSFVLASLAKEPKPRLLFEEKAGLVPVDIFREQGRVVSTELTAPQPLSRLAQLSAEDVAACISLSADDIRTDRHAPQVVGVGTPFVVAEVRSRDALKRARSDAAAFGRLLPRDGAVSVWFYTRDVPAAEAPSEIQARMFMRGAGGYAEDPATGSATVAAAALFADLDPVRDGELKLTVGQGFDMGRPSLLLTRLRKQDGKIISAHVGGSCVQMMEGTFKLAGEG from the coding sequence ATGCAGCGCCGCTACATCACCGTCGACGTGTTCACCGACCGCGCCTTCGGCGGCAACCAGCTCGCCGTGGTGCTCGACGCCGGCGGGCTCACGACGGCGCAGATGCAGAGGATCGCGACCGAGTTCAACTATTCCGAGACCACCTTCGTGCTGCCGCCGCGTGACAAGGCCAACGATGCCGAGGTGCGTATCTTCACCCCGGTCCGGGAGATGCCCTTTGCGGGCCATCCCAATATCGGGACCTCCTTCGTGCTGGCGAGCCTCGCCAAGGAGCCGAAGCCGCGCCTGCTATTCGAGGAGAAGGCCGGGCTCGTGCCGGTCGATATTTTTCGCGAGCAGGGACGGGTGGTCAGCACCGAGCTCACCGCGCCGCAGCCGCTGTCACGGCTTGCGCAGCTTTCTGCCGAAGACGTCGCGGCCTGCATCTCCCTGAGCGCCGATGACATCAGGACCGATCGCCATGCGCCGCAGGTCGTCGGCGTCGGAACGCCCTTCGTGGTGGCGGAAGTACGTTCGCGCGATGCGCTGAAGCGGGCCAGGTCCGACGCGGCGGCCTTCGGCAGGCTCTTGCCGCGCGACGGTGCAGTCTCGGTGTGGTTCTATACGCGCGATGTGCCCGCGGCGGAGGCGCCTAGCGAGATCCAGGCGCGGATGTTCATGCGCGGCGCCGGCGGCTACGCTGAGGATCCCGCCACCGGCAGCGCCACGGTTGCCGCGGCCGCACTGTTCGCCGATCTCGATCCCGTGCGCGATGGCGAGCTCAAGCTCACGGTCGGCCAGGGCTTTGACATGGGCCGGCCGAGCCTGCTGCTGACGCGCCTGCGCAAGCAGGACGGCAAGATCATCTCCGCCCATGTCGGCGGCAGCTGCGTGCAAATGATGGAGGGGACGTTCAAGCTGGCAGGGGAGGGATAG
- a CDS encoding DUF488 family protein: MAKAKKLFTIGYEQTPPKAVLDELVEAGVKLVVDVRAVTSSRRPGFSKKQLSAGLDERGIAYVHLAALGTPKEGRLAARSGQYDVLEKIFSKHLKAPEAKEAMDELSALVKKAGPVCLLCYERDHTHCHRQMIAEIIEERDGVAVKNLAGRQV; encoded by the coding sequence ATGGCAAAGGCGAAAAAGCTGTTCACCATCGGCTATGAGCAGACGCCGCCCAAGGCGGTGCTGGATGAGCTGGTAGAGGCCGGCGTCAAGCTCGTGGTCGACGTGCGCGCGGTGACATCCTCGCGCCGGCCGGGCTTTTCCAAGAAGCAGCTTTCGGCAGGGCTCGACGAACGTGGTATCGCCTATGTCCACCTCGCCGCGCTCGGCACGCCGAAGGAAGGCCGGCTCGCCGCACGCAGCGGTCAGTACGATGTGCTGGAGAAGATCTTCTCAAAGCACCTCAAGGCGCCCGAGGCCAAAGAGGCGATGGACGAGCTCTCGGCGCTGGTGAAGAAGGCCGGCCCCGTCTGCCTGCTCTGCTACGAGAGGGATCACACGCATTGCCACCGCCAAATGATCGCGGAGATCATCGAGGAGCGCGATGGGGTTGCGGTGAAGAATTTGGCGGGACGGCAGGTGTAG
- a CDS encoding DUF72 domain-containing protein, translated as MRDPSVAKAKTASKKSGNIFIGIGGWTFEPWRGVFYPEKLTQAKELSYAASKLTSIEINGTYYGSQKPESFRKWASEVPDGFVFSVKGPRFATNRRVLAEAGDSIKRFYDSGVLELGDRLGPVLWQFAPTKKFDGADFGKFLELLPRKLEGRALRHVVEVRHDSFCTPDFVALIREFETPVVFAEHGKYPAIADVAGDFVYARLQKGNDEIKTCYPPKQLDAWAERLQAWASGGEPDDLPKVDKAKPKKEPRDVFAYVIHEGKVRAPAGAMELIARVS; from the coding sequence ATGCGAGATCCTTCCGTGGCCAAAGCAAAAACTGCGTCCAAAAAGTCAGGCAACATCTTCATCGGCATCGGCGGCTGGACGTTCGAGCCGTGGCGCGGCGTGTTCTATCCGGAGAAGCTGACGCAGGCGAAGGAGCTGTCCTACGCGGCCTCGAAGCTGACCTCGATCGAGATCAACGGCACCTATTACGGCTCGCAGAAGCCGGAGAGCTTTCGCAAATGGGCGAGCGAGGTGCCCGACGGCTTCGTGTTCTCGGTGAAGGGACCGCGATTCGCCACCAACCGCCGGGTGCTGGCGGAAGCCGGCGATTCCATCAAGCGGTTCTATGATTCCGGCGTGCTGGAGCTCGGCGACCGTCTCGGGCCGGTGCTGTGGCAGTTCGCGCCGACCAAGAAATTCGACGGCGCCGATTTCGGCAAGTTCCTCGAGCTATTGCCGCGCAAGCTCGAGGGACGCGCGCTGCGCCACGTCGTCGAGGTCCGCCACGACAGCTTCTGCACACCGGACTTCGTGGCGCTGATCCGCGAGTTCGAGACGCCCGTGGTGTTCGCCGAGCACGGCAAATATCCCGCCATCGCCGACGTCGCCGGTGATTTCGTCTATGCCCGGCTGCAGAAGGGCAATGACGAGATCAAGACCTGCTACCCGCCCAAGCAGCTCGATGCCTGGGCCGAGCGCCTTCAGGCCTGGGCTTCGGGCGGTGAACCGGACGACCTGCCCAAAGTTGACAAGGCCAAGCCAAAGAAGGAGCCACGCGACGTGTTCGCCTACGTCATCCACGAGGGCAAGGTGCGCGCACCGGCCGGCGCCATGGAACTGATCGCAAGGGTGAGCTGA